A single region of the Gammaproteobacteria bacterium genome encodes:
- a CDS encoding RluA family pseudouridine synthase, protein MIAPLPARDGVSPSAVWLPDGAWRTMLEFLVDRFTDIAAATWIARMQKGLVVDENGTPIDCNTPYRSGLRLYYYRELDTEASIPFTETILYQDDHIVVVDKPHFLPVIPSGRFLHETLLVRLKRKLRLDYLAPIHRIDRETAGLVLFCITPNSRGHYQSLFQRREVTKTYHALARLRPDLSFPRVHRSRMVEGQPFFRMQETAGEPNSETHIELIEARGELALYQLTPVTGRKHQLRVHMASLAIPIMNDAFYPQLLTRDQDDFSRPLQLLAKAIAFTDPLTGAARQFASQQALSLQDASAVGKSPMA, encoded by the coding sequence ATGATCGCCCCACTTCCCGCACGCGACGGCGTAAGCCCGAGCGCCGTCTGGTTACCCGACGGCGCGTGGCGCACCATGCTGGAGTTTTTAGTGGATCGCTTCACCGATATTGCCGCGGCGACATGGATCGCGCGCATGCAAAAGGGACTCGTGGTTGATGAAAACGGCACCCCGATCGACTGCAATACTCCTTATCGCAGTGGCCTTCGGCTTTATTACTATCGTGAGCTCGATACCGAAGCATCCATTCCGTTTACAGAAACGATTCTTTACCAAGACGACCACATAGTCGTCGTCGACAAACCGCATTTTCTGCCGGTTATTCCCTCCGGCCGTTTCCTCCACGAAACGTTGCTGGTTCGCTTGAAACGAAAACTGCGGCTCGATTATCTCGCACCGATCCATCGCATCGATCGCGAAACCGCCGGTCTCGTGCTCTTTTGCATTACTCCTAACAGCCGCGGTCACTATCAATCGCTGTTCCAGCGTCGCGAAGTCACTAAGACGTACCACGCATTGGCACGATTACGTCCCGATCTTAGTTTTCCACGCGTCCATCGCAGCCGAATGGTGGAGGGACAACCGTTTTTTCGAATGCAGGAAACCGCGGGAGAGCCAAACTCGGAGACCCACATCGAGCTCATCGAAGCCAGGGGAGAACTGGCGCTTTACCAGCTAACGCCGGTCACCGGGCGAAAACACCAACTACGGGTTCATATGGCGTCATTGGCCATTCCTATTATGAATGACGCGTTTTATCCGCAACTGCTGACCCGCGACCAAGACGACTTCTCGCGCCCGCTACAACTGCTCGCCAAAGCGATTGCCTTCACCGACCCGCTGACCGGGGCAGCGCGGCAATTTGCCAGCCAGCAGGCGCTGTCTCTGCAGGACGCGTCTGCCGTCGGAAAGTCGCCGATGGCTTAG
- a CDS encoding branched-chain amino acid ABC transporter substrate-binding protein — MTLRMVSLAFSLLLATAAQADIRVGVVGSMSGQYAAYGEQVRRGMEMAVADINAKGGLLGQKVVLEVGDDQCDAQKAVPAAKEMVNKKVVFVNGHDCSDTSIPASDIYSQAGILQISPAATNPAFTDRQLKNVLRVCGRDDQQGLVAGAYIATRFKNQNIAILHDNTTYGKGLADETKKTMNKLGTKESMYEAITPGAKDYSELVKKLKAANIGLIYLGGYHTEAAAIAREVHAQGMKTRLMSGDALVTDEFWTIAGPAGEGVLMTFGPDPTRELSAVSVVRKFVQQGYKPEGSTLYAYGATQVWAQAVKQAGSTKAADVAKVLKSGKRFETVLGKISFDGNGDVIGPGYVVYEWKDGKYDYVKN, encoded by the coding sequence ATGACGCTGCGTATGGTTTCGTTAGCTTTTTCTCTACTGCTCGCCACCGCCGCGCAAGCAGATATCCGAGTGGGTGTCGTCGGCTCGATGAGCGGCCAATATGCCGCTTATGGCGAGCAAGTGCGACGCGGCATGGAAATGGCGGTCGCCGACATCAACGCCAAAGGCGGCCTGCTCGGGCAGAAAGTCGTACTGGAAGTCGGCGACGATCAGTGCGATGCGCAGAAAGCGGTACCAGCGGCGAAAGAGATGGTCAACAAAAAAGTCGTGTTCGTGAACGGTCACGACTGCTCGGACACATCGATTCCGGCGTCCGATATCTATAGTCAAGCGGGTATCTTGCAGATTTCACCGGCGGCAACCAATCCGGCATTCACCGACCGCCAATTGAAGAACGTTTTGCGCGTATGCGGCCGCGATGATCAGCAAGGCTTGGTCGCCGGCGCCTACATCGCCACTCGTTTCAAAAATCAGAACATCGCGATCCTGCACGACAACACCACGTACGGCAAAGGCTTGGCCGACGAAACGAAGAAGACGATGAATAAGCTCGGCACGAAAGAGTCGATGTACGAGGCTATCACCCCAGGTGCGAAGGACTACTCGGAGCTGGTGAAAAAACTGAAAGCAGCGAACATCGGGCTGATCTACCTCGGCGGCTATCACACCGAGGCCGCGGCAATCGCCCGCGAGGTACACGCCCAAGGTATGAAGACACGGTTGATGTCCGGCGACGCCTTAGTGACCGATGAGTTCTGGACGATTGCCGGACCGGCCGGCGAAGGCGTGCTCATGACCTTCGGCCCGGATCCGACGCGCGAACTCTCGGCGGTTTCGGTGGTAAGAAAATTCGTGCAGCAAGGTTACAAACCCGAAGGCTCGACGCTCTACGCGTACGGCGCGACCCAGGTGTGGGCGCAGGCCGTGAAACAAGCGGGCAGCACTAAAGCGGCCGATGTAGCAAAGGTATTGAAGAGCGGCAAGCGGTTCGAGACCGTGCTCGGCAAAATCTCGTTCGACGGTAACGGCGATGTCATCGGTCCCGGATATGTCGTGTACGAATGGAAGGACGGAAAGTACGATTACGTAAAGAACTAA